From the genome of Peptoniphilus sp. ING2-D1G:
GGGGATTGTAGACGACATCCAAAACTCCTTCAAGATTAAAAAACTCCTCCAAATCCACAAGCGATTGTAAGTTATTGGGATACATACCCACCGGAGTGCAGTTGACTATTATTTGTCCATCTCTGTGATTTTCCAGGTCTTTGAATTTTCGCTGTCCTCTTCGTGAAAACTTTAGTATTTCCCTCGCTCCAAGTTTTTCCAAAGAACGATACACCGTATTTGAAGTTCCGCCTTCTCCTAAAATCAAAACCTTCTTATTCTCAACAACAATACCCGAAGATTTAACTTGAAATAAAAATCCGTCGATATCTGTATTGTATCCGACAGAGTTGCCATCTCTTTTTACAATTGTGTTAATGGCTCCTATGCTTAAAGCGTCATCATCTATCTCATCGCAGTACTTCATCGCCGTTTGCTTATAGGGAACAGTGATATTAAAGCCTGCAATATCGGGATTTTTAAATAACTCTTCAATTTCATTCTCTTCTCGCTCAAAGAGTTCATATTCATAATCTCCAAGTCTGTTGTGAATTTCCTTGGAAAAACTGTGTCCCAAGCTCTTTCCCAATAGTCCGAATTTCATATCCTTACCTTTCCAAATAATTTCCTAAAAATACAAAATTTTTATTTTCTCTTTTTAATGCACTTAACAACCCCAAAACTTCCTTCATGTGTATTGAGCCCTCAAAATCAAAATAAAACAAAAACTCAAAGTCCTTTCCAATAATGGGACGACTTTCGATTTTTGTGAGGTTAAGTCCCAGTGCTGCAAATCTTGCGATAATTTTATACAGACTTCCGGGTTCATGCTCGGTTGTAGTTCTAAAAGATATTTTATTGGCTCCGGGATAAATTTCCATTTTTTTTGAAATGCAGATAAAACGAGTGTAATTGTTGTCGCTGTTTTGAATTCCTTCCTGCAAAACATCCAATCTGTACAAATCGGCACAATGCGATGAAGAAATCGCCGCTATTTCTCTTCTCGGAGATTCTCTGACCATTTTTGCCGCAATTGCCGTGTTTTCAACAGGGTGAATTTTTATATTCTCAAATTTCTTTAAATATTCACTGCATTGTTCCAAAGCTTGAGAATGGGAAATTATTTCCTCTATCTCATCCTTTGAAACTCCCTTTTTTGCCAAAAGCCCATGATGAATCAAATGCCTATGGGATGCTACAATGGAGAAATGCTTTTTTTCCATTAAATCATATACTTCCTTCACCGAGCCGTTGGAAGAATTTTCCACAGGAAGCACTCCGTAGTCGCAGATTTCCCTTTCAACTGCATCAAAAACTTCTTCAAAGGTTTCAAAATAAAATATCCTACCTTGAGAAAACAGATAATCCGAAGCCTGCTGTGAGTAGGAACCCTCTCTTCCCTGTACCGCTATTTTCGCTTTTTGAGGAAAAAGTTTAGGTGTATTTTCAACCGTCTCCTTTAATCCTCTTTCAAATTCTCCATCTGTGAGAAGAAATTGAGATTGATAGGACTTGCTCAAATCAAAAAGTGTAGAATATAAAAGCCTTGCATAGGGGGATAAATCTCCCGCCTCTACCGTAACTCGGTCTGTTATTTCCCTTTCTCTGCTTTTATTTTCTAAGCTCAATCCCTTTTCTTTCTTTACTTCTGCAATCTTATAGGAGATTTCCATCCTTTTCATAAAGGATTTCAATATTCCCTCATCTATTTCATTGATTTGCTCTCTAAGATCTTTTAAATCCATTGCCATCACCCAACCATTCATCCAACAAAACAACCGCCATAGCAGCTTCCACCACCGGTACCGCTCTGATTGCAATACAGGGATCGTGTCTGCCCTTAATCTGAAGTTTTTCCCCTTCCATCTTCCTGAAGTTGATGGAGTCTTGCTCTATAGCTATGGAGGGCGTCGGCTTCATTCCCACTCTTATTATTATGGGCATTCCGTTGGTGATTCCTCCGTTTATTCCCCCGGCATTGTTTGTCCTTGTGCAAATTTCTCCCTTTTTTATTT
Proteins encoded in this window:
- a CDS encoding prephenate dehydratase (chorismate mutase / prephenate dehydratase.The bifunctional P-protein, which plays a central role in phenylalanine biosynthesis, contains two catalytic domains (chorismate mutase and prephenate dehydratase) and a regulatory domain (ACT). It is part of the shikimate pathway, which is present only in bacteria, fungi, and plants; High confidence in function and specificity), whose amino-acid sequence is MNGWVMAMDLKDLREQINEIDEGILKSFMKRMEISYKIAEVKKEKGLSLENKSREREITDRVTVEAGDLSPYARLLYSTLFDLSKSYQSQFLLTDGEFERGLKETVENTPKLFPQKAKIAVQGREGSYSQQASDYLFSQGRIFYFETFEEVFDAVEREICDYGVLPVENSSNGSVKEVYDLMEKKHFSIVASHRHLIHHGLLAKKGVSKDEIEEIISHSQALEQCSEYLKKFENIKIHPVENTAIAAKMVRESPRREIAAISSSHCADLYRLDVLQEGIQNSDNNYTRFICISKKMEIYPGANKISFRTTTEHEPGSLYKIIARFAALGLNLTKIESRPIIGKDFEFLFYFDFEGSIHMKEVLGLLSALKRENKNFVFLGNYLER